Proteins from a genomic interval of Scomber japonicus isolate fScoJap1 chromosome 10, fScoJap1.pri, whole genome shotgun sequence:
- the rgl2 gene encoding ral guanine nucleotide dissociation stimulator-like 2 isoform X2, whose product MRANGGNDNDICTFILKISRKLKDCYLPGLAEGKVEPSPMKTTWYCPLDLSTVVEEEEDGVIYTVVVKQHNVAPNSPLSSVSRSQCVKAGTEEKLVLHLLHSFSMGDSSFITIFLSTYRSFTSTGRVLDILTDRLENPPGDSERSQTRQSFNKAVCTVFSTWLSEYPEDFKSLGEPSRLLRLAPLLPQDSSSAADLRARLLRIAEELSEKALLPDNHKASTVRDQTGISSPPDASKFEATSILGFPAAIIAEQLTRIETELFVRLVPYHCLGSLWSQRDKKGREGVCWSVRATVRQFNKLANAVLASCLWPTKLRSQQRARLLEKWISVAEECRARKNFSSLYAVVSALQSNPIHRLRRTWQETDRDAIKRYEELSEIFSEKDNYSQSRELLKEEGTSKFANLDNRLNHRHLNRSNAQGTVPYLGIFLTDLTMLDTAVKDKLDNGYINFDKRRREFEVLAQIRLLQSSCKNCVFTSDEAFEQWYHSVPSLTEEESYRLSNEIEAPNEPSPRVLTPTVIVTQCPDLNTSRTSLAGDSDSLFDFPSPVNNLLSKLTKHMRSPSVSCLDVDTSPPPNDSPTPATLTPSTPTKSHRRSASCGNNPAGNTKGSGPDMRIIRIRMDIQDGNLYRSILVTSNDKTPTVISSALEKHNQDPKQASRYELIQLLPEGKELVIPATGNVFYAMTSSSVDFLLRRKGGNTPLGSQPINTETSATFPRIKAKGRRLVRTLF is encoded by the exons ATGAGAGCAAATGGAGGAAATGATAATGATATTTGTACCTTCATCCTGAAAATTTCCAGGAAGCTAAAGGATTGCTACCTGCCCGGACTTGCTGAGGGAAAG GTTGAGCCCTCACCGATGAAGACCACCTGGTACTGTCCTCTGGATCTG TCCActgtggtggaggaagaggaggatggagtgATCTACACGGTGGTGGTCAAGCAACATAATGTCGCCCCCAACAGTCCACTG tcATCGGTTTCTCGTTCACAGTGTGTGAAAGCAGGAACAGAAGAGAAGCTGgtgctccacctcctccactctTTCTCTATGGGAGACTCTTCTTTCATCACTATATTCCTCTCCACCTATCGATCCTTCACCTCCACAGGAAGAGTGCTGGACATCCTCACTGACAG attggaaaacccgCCAGGAGACAGCGAGAGGAGCCAGACGAGACAATCTTTCAACAA AGCAGTGTGTACGGTGTTCAGCACATGGCTTTCGGAGTACCCCGAAGACTTCAAAAGTTTAGGGGAGCCCTCACGCCTGCTGCGACTggctcccctcctcccccaggATTCCTCCTCTGCAGCAGACCTCCGCGCTCGCCTCCTCAGGATAGCCGAGGAGCTGAGCGAGAAAGCCTTGCTCCCCGACAACCACAAAG CTTCAACCGTTAGAGATCAGACGGGTATCAGCAGCCCTCCTGACGCCTCCAAGTTTGAAGCCACCAGCATCCTGGGATTCCCCGCAGCGATCATCGCTGAGCAGCTCACCAGGATAGAGACA GAGCTGTTTGTCCGTCTGGTCCCGTACCACTGCCTCGGCTCGTTGTGGTCTCAGAGAGataagaaagggagggagggcgtTTGTTGGTCGGTCCGGGCCACCGTACGGCAGTTCAACAAGTTGGCCAACGCGGTCCTAGCGTCTTGCCTTTGGCCTACAAAGCTGCGCAGCCAGCAGAGAGCTCGACTGCTGGAGAAATGGATCAGTGTGGCAGAG GAGTGCAGAGCCAGGAAGAACTTCTCCTCGCTGTACGCCGTTGTGTCTGCGCTGCAGAGTAACCCTATCCATCGACTGAGGAGGACCTGGCAGGAGACTGACAG GGACGCGATTAAGAGATACGAGGAGCTGTCAGAGATATTCTCAGAGAAGGACAACTACTCACAGAGCAGAGAACTACTGAAAGAG GAGGGGACGTCAAAGTTTGCCAACCTTGATAACAGGCTCAACCACAGACACCTTAATAGG tccAACGCCCAGGGCACCGTGCCCTACCTCGGCATCTTCCTCACAGACCTCACTATGCTGGACACGGCGGTCAAAGACAAGCTGGAT AACGGCTACATCAACTTTGACAAAAGGAGAAGG GAATTTGAGGTTTTAGCTCAAATCCGGCTCCTGCAGTCTTCCTGCAAAAACTGTGTTTTCACCTCTGACGAGGCCTTCGAACAGTGGTATCACAGTGTACCTTCGCTAACAGAGGAGGAaag TTACAGACTGTCCAATGAAATAGAAGCACCTAATGAACCGAGCCCCCGTGTCCTAACCCCGACAGTCATCGTTACACAGTGCCCAGA CCTGAATACCTCTCGGACCAGCCTGGCTGGTGACAGTGACAGCCTCTTTGACTTCCCTTCTCCTGTCAATAACCTGCTCTCAAAACTCACAAAG CATATGAGATCTCCGTCTGTGTCCTGTTTGGATGTTGACACATCTCCTCCACCCAATGACTCTCCTACCCCTGCCACTTTGACTCCATCCACTCCCACAAAATCACACCGCCGATCGGCCTCCTGTGGCAACAACCCAGCCGGTAATACCAAGGGTTCGGGGCCCGACATGCGAATCATCAGGATAAGGATGGACATTCAAGATGGAAACCTGTACCGAAGCATACTG gttACGAGCAATGATAAGACCCCCACTGTGATCAGCTCTGCCTTAGAAAAGCACAATCAGGACCCCAAACAGGCGTCCAGATATGAGCTGATCCAACTTCTGCCTGAAGGAAAAG AACTGGTCATCCCTGCTACAGGAAATGTCTTCTACGCCATGACATCATCCAgtgttgacttcctgttgagaaggaaaggtgggaacACTCCTCTtggctcacagccaatcaacacagaGACAAGTGCCACTTTCCCTCGCATCAAGGCCAAGGGGAGGAGACTGGTCAGGACTCTATTTTGA
- the rgl2 gene encoding ral guanine nucleotide dissociation stimulator-like 2 isoform X1, whose amino-acid sequence MLPRNMRTGGYDLPGVESSNVPLIGYRPLSPDGGTPSHQSGRRSSSGDVETSQVEPSPMKTTWYCPLDLSTVVEEEEDGVIYTVVVKQHNVAPNSPLSSVSRSQCVKAGTEEKLVLHLLHSFSMGDSSFITIFLSTYRSFTSTGRVLDILTDRLENPPGDSERSQTRQSFNKAVCTVFSTWLSEYPEDFKSLGEPSRLLRLAPLLPQDSSSAADLRARLLRIAEELSEKALLPDNHKASTVRDQTGISSPPDASKFEATSILGFPAAIIAEQLTRIETELFVRLVPYHCLGSLWSQRDKKGREGVCWSVRATVRQFNKLANAVLASCLWPTKLRSQQRARLLEKWISVAEECRARKNFSSLYAVVSALQSNPIHRLRRTWQETDRDAIKRYEELSEIFSEKDNYSQSRELLKEEGTSKFANLDNRLNHRHLNRSNAQGTVPYLGIFLTDLTMLDTAVKDKLDNGYINFDKRRREFEVLAQIRLLQSSCKNCVFTSDEAFEQWYHSVPSLTEEESYRLSNEIEAPNEPSPRVLTPTVIVTQCPDLNTSRTSLAGDSDSLFDFPSPVNNLLSKLTKHMRSPSVSCLDVDTSPPPNDSPTPATLTPSTPTKSHRRSASCGNNPAGNTKGSGPDMRIIRIRMDIQDGNLYRSILVTSNDKTPTVISSALEKHNQDPKQASRYELIQLLPEGKELVIPATGNVFYAMTSSSVDFLLRRKGGNTPLGSQPINTETSATFPRIKAKGRRLVRTLF is encoded by the exons GTTGAGCCCTCACCGATGAAGACCACCTGGTACTGTCCTCTGGATCTG TCCActgtggtggaggaagaggaggatggagtgATCTACACGGTGGTGGTCAAGCAACATAATGTCGCCCCCAACAGTCCACTG tcATCGGTTTCTCGTTCACAGTGTGTGAAAGCAGGAACAGAAGAGAAGCTGgtgctccacctcctccactctTTCTCTATGGGAGACTCTTCTTTCATCACTATATTCCTCTCCACCTATCGATCCTTCACCTCCACAGGAAGAGTGCTGGACATCCTCACTGACAG attggaaaacccgCCAGGAGACAGCGAGAGGAGCCAGACGAGACAATCTTTCAACAA AGCAGTGTGTACGGTGTTCAGCACATGGCTTTCGGAGTACCCCGAAGACTTCAAAAGTTTAGGGGAGCCCTCACGCCTGCTGCGACTggctcccctcctcccccaggATTCCTCCTCTGCAGCAGACCTCCGCGCTCGCCTCCTCAGGATAGCCGAGGAGCTGAGCGAGAAAGCCTTGCTCCCCGACAACCACAAAG CTTCAACCGTTAGAGATCAGACGGGTATCAGCAGCCCTCCTGACGCCTCCAAGTTTGAAGCCACCAGCATCCTGGGATTCCCCGCAGCGATCATCGCTGAGCAGCTCACCAGGATAGAGACA GAGCTGTTTGTCCGTCTGGTCCCGTACCACTGCCTCGGCTCGTTGTGGTCTCAGAGAGataagaaagggagggagggcgtTTGTTGGTCGGTCCGGGCCACCGTACGGCAGTTCAACAAGTTGGCCAACGCGGTCCTAGCGTCTTGCCTTTGGCCTACAAAGCTGCGCAGCCAGCAGAGAGCTCGACTGCTGGAGAAATGGATCAGTGTGGCAGAG GAGTGCAGAGCCAGGAAGAACTTCTCCTCGCTGTACGCCGTTGTGTCTGCGCTGCAGAGTAACCCTATCCATCGACTGAGGAGGACCTGGCAGGAGACTGACAG GGACGCGATTAAGAGATACGAGGAGCTGTCAGAGATATTCTCAGAGAAGGACAACTACTCACAGAGCAGAGAACTACTGAAAGAG GAGGGGACGTCAAAGTTTGCCAACCTTGATAACAGGCTCAACCACAGACACCTTAATAGG tccAACGCCCAGGGCACCGTGCCCTACCTCGGCATCTTCCTCACAGACCTCACTATGCTGGACACGGCGGTCAAAGACAAGCTGGAT AACGGCTACATCAACTTTGACAAAAGGAGAAGG GAATTTGAGGTTTTAGCTCAAATCCGGCTCCTGCAGTCTTCCTGCAAAAACTGTGTTTTCACCTCTGACGAGGCCTTCGAACAGTGGTATCACAGTGTACCTTCGCTAACAGAGGAGGAaag TTACAGACTGTCCAATGAAATAGAAGCACCTAATGAACCGAGCCCCCGTGTCCTAACCCCGACAGTCATCGTTACACAGTGCCCAGA CCTGAATACCTCTCGGACCAGCCTGGCTGGTGACAGTGACAGCCTCTTTGACTTCCCTTCTCCTGTCAATAACCTGCTCTCAAAACTCACAAAG CATATGAGATCTCCGTCTGTGTCCTGTTTGGATGTTGACACATCTCCTCCACCCAATGACTCTCCTACCCCTGCCACTTTGACTCCATCCACTCCCACAAAATCACACCGCCGATCGGCCTCCTGTGGCAACAACCCAGCCGGTAATACCAAGGGTTCGGGGCCCGACATGCGAATCATCAGGATAAGGATGGACATTCAAGATGGAAACCTGTACCGAAGCATACTG gttACGAGCAATGATAAGACCCCCACTGTGATCAGCTCTGCCTTAGAAAAGCACAATCAGGACCCCAAACAGGCGTCCAGATATGAGCTGATCCAACTTCTGCCTGAAGGAAAAG AACTGGTCATCCCTGCTACAGGAAATGTCTTCTACGCCATGACATCATCCAgtgttgacttcctgttgagaaggaaaggtgggaacACTCCTCTtggctcacagccaatcaacacagaGACAAGTGCCACTTTCCCTCGCATCAAGGCCAAGGGGAGGAGACTGGTCAGGACTCTATTTTGA